Proteins encoded in a region of the Streptomyces violaceoruber genome:
- the ftsE gene encoding cell division ATP-binding protein FtsE, which translates to MIRFDNVSKVYPKQSHPALRDVSLEVEKGEFVFLVGSSGSGKSTFLRLILREERCSHGQVHVLGKDLARLSNWKVPQMRRQLGTVFQDFRLLPNKTVGENVAFAQEVIGKSRGEIRKSVPQVLDLVGLGGKEDRRPGELSGGEQQRVAIARAFVNRPKLLIADEPTGNLDPQTSVGIMKLLDRINRTGTTVVMATHDQNIVDQMRKRVIELEKGRLVRDQARGVYGYQH; encoded by the coding sequence GTGATCCGATTCGACAACGTCTCCAAGGTCTACCCCAAACAGAGCCACCCAGCCCTCAGGGACGTCTCCCTGGAGGTCGAGAAGGGCGAGTTCGTCTTCCTCGTGGGGTCCTCCGGCTCCGGAAAGTCCACCTTCCTGCGACTGATCCTCCGCGAGGAGCGGTGCAGCCACGGACAGGTGCACGTCCTCGGGAAGGACCTCGCCCGCCTGTCCAACTGGAAGGTGCCGCAGATGCGGCGCCAGCTGGGGACGGTGTTCCAGGACTTCCGCCTGCTGCCGAACAAGACGGTCGGCGAGAACGTCGCCTTCGCCCAGGAGGTCATCGGCAAGTCCCGCGGCGAGATCCGCAAGTCCGTACCGCAGGTCCTCGACCTCGTCGGACTCGGCGGCAAGGAGGACCGCAGGCCCGGCGAGCTGTCCGGCGGTGAGCAGCAGCGCGTCGCCATCGCGCGCGCCTTCGTCAACCGGCCCAAGCTGCTGATCGCCGACGAGCCCACGGGCAACCTCGACCCGCAGACCTCGGTCGGCATCATGAAGCTGCTCGACCGGATCAACCGGACGGGCACCACCGTGGTGATGGCCACGCACGACCAGAACATCGTGGACCAGATGCGCAAGCGCGTCATCGAGCTGGAGAAGGGCCGCCTCGTCCGGGACCAGGCACGCGGTGTCTACGGCTACCAGCACTGA
- the ftsX gene encoding permease-like cell division protein FtsX, producing the protein MRAQFVVSEIGVGLRRNLTMTFAVIVSVALSLALFGGSLLMSDQVNNMKGYWYDKVNVSVFLCNKSDAESDPNCAKGAVTEDQKKQIMSDLDEMAVVEKVTYESQDEAYKHYKEQFGDSPLASSLTPDQMQESYRIKLQDPEKYQVIATAFDGRDGVQSVQDQKGILDNLFGLLNGMNWAARAVMALMLVVALMLIVNTVRVSAFSRRRETGIMRLVGASGFYIQAPFIMEAAVAGLIGGGVACGFLVIARYFIIDHGLALSEKLNLINFIGWDAVLTKLPLILATSLLMPALAAFFALRKYLKV; encoded by the coding sequence ATGCGCGCCCAGTTCGTAGTCTCGGAGATCGGAGTCGGTCTTCGCCGCAATCTGACGATGACCTTCGCGGTCATCGTCTCGGTCGCCCTGTCCCTGGCCCTGTTCGGCGGTTCGCTGCTGATGAGCGACCAGGTCAACAACATGAAGGGCTACTGGTACGACAAGGTCAACGTCTCGGTCTTCCTCTGCAACAAGAGCGACGCCGAGTCCGACCCCAACTGCGCCAAGGGCGCGGTGACCGAGGACCAGAAGAAGCAGATCATGTCCGACCTCGACGAGATGGCCGTCGTCGAGAAGGTGACGTACGAGTCGCAGGACGAGGCGTACAAGCACTACAAGGAGCAGTTCGGCGACTCCCCGCTGGCCAGCTCCCTCACGCCGGACCAGATGCAGGAGTCGTACCGGATCAAGCTGCAGGACCCGGAGAAGTACCAGGTCATCGCGACCGCCTTCGACGGCCGGGACGGCGTGCAGTCCGTGCAGGACCAGAAGGGCATCCTGGACAACCTCTTCGGCCTGCTCAACGGCATGAACTGGGCCGCCCGCGCGGTGATGGCCCTGATGCTCGTGGTCGCCCTGATGCTGATCGTCAACACCGTCCGCGTCTCGGCGTTCAGCCGGCGCCGCGAGACCGGCATCATGCGCCTCGTCGGCGCGTCGGGCTTCTACATCCAGGCGCCGTTCATCATGGAGGCGGCCGTCGCCGGTCTCATCGGCGGTGGTGTCGCCTGCGGATTCCTGGTGATCGCCAGGTACTTCATCATCGATCACGGACTCGCGCTGTCCGAGAAGCTGAACCTGATCAACTTCATCGGCTGGGACGCCGTCCTGACGAAGCTGCCGCTCATCCTGGCCACGAGCCTGCTGATGCCCGCGTTGGCCGCGTTCTTCGCGTTGCGCAAGTACCTGAAGGTGTGA
- a CDS encoding S41 family peptidase, with the protein MSGRDLFCQPRRVRHGAALTLVFASVLVAGAASGSLPGTDRKSEPGTARSAAPAGQQARHDDVARAAAEAMADGKSPVEAAERAVSRSGDRWGAVYSEGEYEELEDALDGRYTGVGLSARRERDGRIEVTRVRSGSPAADAGIREGDRLRSVDGERVDGRPVTEVVSILRGDGEREPAGTAVRLGLERGTRAWTETVRRARLSTDPVTVRTLADGLTVVKVTSFTKGVGEQVREAVARVPSGAGVVLDLRGNSGGLVTEAVTAASAFLDGGLVATYDVDGDQRALHAEAGGDTTRPLVALVDGGTMSAAELLTGALQDRGRAVVLGSRTFGKGSVQMPSRLPGGSVAELTVGHYRTPSGRGVDGTGITPDLEVDPADPGALARARTVLSGLGPTA; encoded by the coding sequence ATGTCAGGCCGTGACCTGTTCTGTCAGCCCCGCCGCGTACGCCACGGGGCCGCCCTGACCTTGGTGTTCGCGAGCGTGCTCGTCGCGGGCGCGGCCTCGGGCTCGCTGCCCGGGACGGACCGGAAGTCCGAGCCCGGCACCGCCCGTTCGGCCGCCCCGGCCGGTCAACAGGCCCGCCACGACGACGTCGCCCGCGCGGCGGCCGAGGCCATGGCCGACGGCAAGTCCCCCGTGGAGGCCGCCGAACGCGCGGTCAGCCGCAGCGGGGACCGCTGGGGCGCCGTCTACTCCGAGGGCGAGTACGAGGAGTTGGAGGACGCCCTCGACGGCCGGTACACCGGCGTCGGGCTCTCCGCGCGCCGCGAGCGCGACGGCCGCATCGAGGTGACCCGGGTGCGCTCCGGCTCGCCCGCCGCCGACGCCGGGATCCGGGAGGGCGACCGGCTGCGCAGTGTCGACGGCGAGCGGGTGGACGGGCGGCCCGTCACCGAGGTCGTCTCCATACTGCGCGGCGACGGCGAGCGGGAGCCCGCCGGCACTGCCGTCCGGCTGGGCCTGGAGCGCGGCACGCGCGCGTGGACCGAGACCGTACGCCGGGCCCGGCTGTCCACGGACCCCGTGACCGTCCGCACGCTCGCCGACGGCCTCACCGTCGTCAAGGTCACCTCCTTCACCAAGGGCGTCGGCGAGCAGGTGCGCGAGGCCGTGGCCCGGGTGCCGTCCGGCGCCGGGGTCGTCCTCGACCTGCGCGGCAACTCCGGCGGCCTGGTCACCGAGGCCGTCACCGCCGCCTCCGCCTTCCTCGACGGCGGCCTGGTCGCCACGTACGACGTCGACGGCGACCAGCGGGCCCTGCACGCCGAAGCCGGCGGCGACACCACCAGACCGCTGGTCGCGCTCGTGGACGGCGGCACGATGAGCGCGGCCGAACTCCTCACCGGGGCCCTCCAGGACCGCGGCCGGGCGGTCGTCCTGGGCTCGCGCACCTTCGGCAAGGGCTCGGTGCAGATGCCGAGCCGGCTGCCCGGCGGCTCGGTGGCCGAGCTGACCGTCGGGCACTACCGCACCCCCTCGGGCCGTGGCGTGGACGGCACGGGCATCACGCCCGACCTGGAGGTCGACCCGGCGGACCCGGGCGCCCTCGCGCGGGCCCGGACGGTGCTGAGCGGGCTCGGGCCGACCGCGTAA
- the smpB gene encoding SsrA-binding protein SmpB codes for MAKEKGRKLIAQNKKARHDYQILDTYEAGLVLSGTEVKSLRQGRASLADGFVQLDGHEAWLHNVHVPEYSQGTWTNHSARRKRKLLLHRVEIDKLESKSQETGHTIVPLALYFKDGRAKVEIALARGKKEYDKRQTLREKQDRREAERTISAIKRKQRA; via the coding sequence ATGGCTAAGGAAAAAGGGCGCAAGCTGATCGCGCAGAACAAGAAGGCGCGGCACGACTACCAGATCCTCGACACCTACGAGGCCGGCCTCGTGCTGTCCGGTACCGAGGTGAAGTCGCTGCGCCAGGGGCGGGCCTCGCTGGCCGACGGGTTCGTGCAGCTGGACGGCCACGAGGCGTGGCTGCACAACGTGCACGTGCCGGAGTACAGCCAGGGCACCTGGACCAACCACAGCGCGCGGCGCAAGCGGAAGCTGCTGCTGCACCGGGTGGAGATCGACAAGCTGGAGTCGAAGTCCCAGGAGACCGGTCACACGATCGTGCCCCTGGCGCTCTACTTCAAGGACGGGCGGGCCAAGGTCGAGATCGCGCTGGCGCGCGGCAAGAAGGAGTACGACAAGCGGCAGACCCTCCGGGAGAAGCAGGACCGGCGCGAGGCGGAGCGGACGATCTCCGCGATCAAGCGCAAGCAGCGGGCCTGA
- a CDS encoding MFS transporter has protein sequence MPQPTPAHPSRPTPASPLLAVTADTLVAADFRPRVRRRPPGPYRRLLSTPGARAFTIGNLAARLPMGMFSVSAVVMIAGTRGSYALAGAVTATGLAATALVAPWTARLVDRYGQARVAVPATLFAALGSVALLLCVRHGAPAWTLFAAYAATATTPNTGGMARARWAHLLEGDADALHTANSFEQATDELCYMFGPVLAAFLCTALFPEAGTLVGVVLLVTGMLLFTAQRATEPPARPRPTAKAPFRAPGIPSLLVVCLAMGGVFGAMEVVTIAFADAQGHRAAAGLVLALQAAGSCAAGLLYGAIRPAGPPEHRLPWCVAAMTALLTLPLLAASLSGSLPLLALTLLIGGMATAPTMVTTMTLVQHRTPEGRLNEGMTLAVTGLLGGIACGSAAGGWTVEHVSPTAAYGIPVTAAATALLLTLLPARRTR, from the coding sequence ATGCCGCAGCCGACCCCAGCGCACCCCTCCCGTCCCACTCCGGCCTCCCCCCTCCTGGCCGTCACCGCCGACACCCTGGTCGCGGCCGACTTCCGCCCCCGCGTCCGGCGCCGGCCACCCGGCCCGTACCGGCGACTCCTGTCCACTCCCGGTGCCCGGGCGTTCACGATCGGGAATCTCGCCGCCCGGCTGCCCATGGGCATGTTCAGCGTCAGCGCCGTGGTGATGATCGCCGGCACCCGGGGCTCGTACGCCCTCGCCGGCGCCGTCACCGCGACCGGGCTGGCGGCGACGGCCCTGGTCGCCCCGTGGACCGCGCGGCTCGTGGACCGGTACGGCCAGGCGCGGGTGGCCGTACCCGCCACCCTGTTCGCCGCGCTGGGCTCGGTCGCCCTGCTGCTGTGCGTGCGGCACGGGGCACCCGCCTGGACGCTGTTCGCCGCGTACGCCGCCACCGCCACGACGCCCAACACCGGCGGCATGGCCCGCGCCCGCTGGGCCCACCTGCTCGAGGGGGACGCCGACGCGCTGCACACCGCCAACTCCTTCGAACAGGCCACGGACGAGCTCTGCTACATGTTCGGGCCGGTCCTCGCGGCGTTCCTGTGCACCGCGCTGTTCCCCGAGGCGGGCACGCTGGTGGGCGTGGTGCTGCTGGTGACCGGCATGCTGCTGTTCACCGCCCAGCGCGCGACCGAGCCGCCGGCCCGCCCGCGGCCGACGGCGAAGGCTCCCTTCCGGGCCCCGGGCATCCCGTCGCTGCTGGTGGTGTGTCTGGCGATGGGCGGGGTGTTCGGCGCCATGGAGGTCGTCACCATCGCGTTCGCGGACGCACAGGGACACCGCGCGGCGGCCGGCCTGGTCCTCGCGTTGCAGGCGGCCGGTTCCTGCGCGGCGGGTCTGCTCTACGGCGCGATCAGGCCCGCCGGGCCGCCCGAGCACCGGCTGCCGTGGTGCGTGGCCGCGATGACGGCCCTGCTCACCCTGCCGCTGCTCGCGGCCTCTCTCAGCGGCTCCCTGCCCTTGCTGGCACTCACCCTGCTGATCGGCGGGATGGCGACGGCTCCGACGATGGTCACCACGATGACGCTGGTCCAGCACCGCACCCCGGAAGGCCGCCTGAACGAGGGCATGACCCTCGCGGTGACCGGCCTCCTCGGCGGCATCGCCTGCGGCAGTGCGGCGGGCGGCTGGACGGTGGAACACGTCTCCCCCACCGCCGCCTACGGCATCCCGGTCACGGCGGCCGCGACGGCCCTCCTCCTGACCCTGCTGCCGGCCAGACGGACCCGGTGA